Proteins from a genomic interval of Streptomyces sp. Tu6071:
- a CDS encoding aspartate carbamoyltransferase catalytic subunit — MMRHLISAADLSRDEAVQILDTAEEMARVADRPIKKLPTLRGRTVVNLFFEDSTRTRTSFEVAEKRLSADVINFAAKGSSVSKGESLKDTAQTLEAMGVDAVVVRHGASGAPQRLATTGWIDAAVINAGDGTHQHPTQALLDAFTLRRRLLGPEPMGADLKGRRVTLVGDILHSRVARSNVDLLHTLGAHVTLVAPPTLLPVGVETWPCEISYDLDAALGGADAVMMLRVQRERMNAAYFPTEREYARRYGLDGQRMARMPEHAVVMHPGPMVRGMEITAEVADSPRCTVIEQVANGVSVRMAVLYLLLGGQEPAPTHSRPAAVQAEEK; from the coding sequence ATGATGCGACACCTCATCTCGGCCGCCGACCTCTCCCGCGACGAAGCCGTCCAGATCCTCGACACCGCCGAGGAAATGGCGCGGGTGGCCGACCGGCCCATCAAGAAACTGCCGACCCTGCGCGGCCGTACCGTGGTCAACCTCTTCTTCGAGGACTCCACGCGCACCCGCACCTCCTTCGAGGTCGCCGAGAAGCGCCTCTCCGCCGACGTCATCAACTTCGCCGCCAAGGGCTCCAGCGTCTCCAAGGGCGAATCGCTCAAGGACACCGCGCAGACCCTGGAGGCGATGGGCGTCGACGCCGTCGTCGTCCGGCACGGCGCCTCGGGCGCCCCGCAGCGCCTCGCCACGACGGGCTGGATCGACGCCGCCGTCATCAACGCGGGCGACGGCACCCACCAGCACCCCACGCAGGCCCTCCTGGACGCCTTCACGCTCCGCCGCAGGCTCCTCGGCCCCGAGCCGATGGGCGCGGACCTCAAGGGCCGCCGCGTCACCCTCGTCGGCGACATCCTGCACAGCCGCGTCGCCCGCTCCAACGTGGACCTGCTCCACACCCTCGGCGCCCACGTCACCCTCGTCGCCCCGCCGACCCTGCTCCCGGTCGGCGTGGAGACGTGGCCCTGCGAGATCTCCTACGACCTCGACGCGGCCCTGGGCGGGGCGGACGCCGTCATGATGCTGCGCGTCCAGCGCGAGCGGATGAACGCCGCGTACTTCCCGACCGAGCGCGAGTACGCGCGGCGCTACGGGCTCGACGGGCAGCGCATGGCGCGGATGCCGGAGCACGCCGTCGTCATGCACCCCGGGCCGATGGTGCGCGGCATGGAGATCACCGCCGAGGTCGCCGACTCGCCGCGCTGCACCGTGATCGAGCAGGTCGCCAACGGCGTCTCCGTCCGCATGGCCGTGCTCTACCTGCTGCTCGGCGGCCAGGAACCCGCCCCCACCCACAGCCGACCCGCCGCCGTCCAGGCCGAGGAGAAGTAA
- the gmk gene encoding guanylate kinase yields MAASTPGTSPAVPPDARPRLTVLSGPSGVGKSTVVAHLRKEHPEIWLSVSATTRRPRPGEQHGVQYFFVSDEEFDKLVANGELLEWAEFAGNRYGTPRAAVTERLERGEPVLLEIDLQGARLVRASMPEARLVFLAPPSWEELVRRLTGRGTEEPEVIERRLAAARVELAAESEFDVTLVNTAVEDVSRELLALTSVS; encoded by the coding sequence ATGGCTGCTTCAACCCCGGGGACGTCCCCCGCAGTACCCCCGGACGCTCGTCCACGGCTGACCGTGCTCTCAGGGCCCTCCGGGGTCGGCAAGAGCACGGTCGTCGCGCACCTGCGCAAGGAACACCCCGAGATCTGGCTCTCCGTCTCGGCCACGACCCGCAGGCCCCGCCCCGGGGAGCAGCACGGGGTGCAGTACTTCTTCGTCTCGGACGAGGAGTTCGACAAGCTCGTCGCCAACGGTGAGCTGCTCGAATGGGCCGAGTTCGCGGGCAACCGCTACGGCACCCCGCGCGCCGCCGTCACCGAGCGACTGGAGCGCGGCGAACCGGTCCTCCTGGAGATCGACCTCCAGGGCGCCCGCCTCGTGCGCGCCTCCATGCCCGAGGCGCGGCTCGTCTTCCTCGCCCCGCCGAGCTGGGAGGAACTGGTCCGCCGCCTCACCGGGCGCGGCACCGAGGAGCCCGAGGTCATCGAGCGCCGCCTGGCCGCCGCCCGGGTCGAACTCGCGGCGGAATCCGAGTTCGACGTCACCCTTGTCAACACGGCGGTCGAGGACGTCTCCCGCGAGCTGCTAGCCTTGACATCCGTCTCATGA
- a CDS encoding dihydroorotase codes for MNKTLIRGARVLGGESADVLIDGDTIARVGPGIEAGDATVVEAAGRVLLPGLVDLHTHLREPGREDSETVLTGTRAAAKGGYTAVHAMANTFPVADTAGVVEQVWRLGRESGYCDVQPVGAVTVGLEGKKLAELGAMHDSAAAVKVFSDDGKCVDDAVIMRRALEYVKAFGGVVAQHAQEPRLTEGAQMNEGVVSAELGLGGWPAVAEESVIARDVLLAAHVGSRLHVCHVSTAGSVEIVRWAKSKGWDVTAEVTPHHLLLTDELVRGYDPVYKVNPPLRTEADVRALRAGLADGTIDCVATDHAPHPQEDKDCEWAAAAMGMVGLETALSVVQHAMVDTGLLDWAGVAERMSFRPARIGRLEGHGRPVAAGEPANLTLLDPGYRGTVDPAGFASRSRNTPYRGLDLPGRVTHTFLRGRATLVDGTLA; via the coding sequence GTGAACAAGACCCTGATCCGCGGCGCCCGCGTCCTCGGCGGCGAAAGCGCCGACGTCCTCATCGACGGCGACACGATCGCCCGGGTCGGCCCCGGCATCGAGGCGGGCGACGCGACCGTGGTCGAGGCCGCCGGGCGCGTGCTCCTCCCCGGCCTCGTCGACCTCCACACCCACCTGCGCGAGCCGGGCCGCGAGGACTCCGAGACGGTCCTCACCGGCACCCGCGCCGCCGCGAAGGGCGGCTACACCGCCGTCCACGCCATGGCGAACACCTTCCCCGTCGCCGACACCGCCGGGGTCGTCGAGCAGGTGTGGCGGCTCGGCCGCGAGTCCGGCTACTGCGACGTCCAGCCCGTCGGCGCCGTCACCGTCGGCCTGGAGGGCAAGAAGCTCGCCGAACTCGGCGCGATGCACGACTCCGCCGCCGCCGTGAAGGTCTTCTCGGACGACGGCAAGTGCGTGGACGACGCCGTGATCATGCGGCGCGCCCTGGAGTACGTGAAGGCGTTCGGCGGCGTCGTCGCGCAGCACGCGCAGGAGCCGCGCCTCACCGAGGGCGCCCAGATGAACGAGGGCGTCGTCTCCGCCGAACTCGGCCTCGGCGGCTGGCCCGCCGTCGCCGAGGAGTCCGTCATCGCCCGCGACGTCCTCCTCGCCGCCCACGTCGGCTCCCGCCTCCACGTGTGCCACGTCTCCACCGCCGGGTCCGTCGAGATCGTCCGCTGGGCCAAGTCCAAGGGCTGGGACGTCACCGCCGAGGTCACCCCGCACCACCTCCTCCTCACCGACGAGCTGGTCCGCGGCTACGACCCCGTCTACAAGGTCAACCCGCCGCTGCGCACCGAGGCCGACGTCCGGGCCCTGCGCGCCGGGCTCGCTGACGGCACCATCGACTGCGTCGCCACCGACCACGCCCCGCACCCGCAGGAGGACAAGGACTGCGAGTGGGCCGCCGCCGCGATGGGCATGGTCGGCCTGGAGACCGCGCTCTCCGTCGTCCAGCACGCCATGGTCGACACCGGCCTCCTCGACTGGGCCGGCGTCGCCGAGCGGATGTCCTTCCGCCCGGCCCGCATCGGCCGCCTCGAGGGCCACGGCCGCCCGGTCGCCGCCGGTGAGCCCGCGAACCTGACCCTGCTCGACCCCGGCTACCGTGGAACGGTGGACCCCGCCGGGTTCGCCTCCCGCAGCAGGAACACCCCCTACCGGGGCCTGGACCTGCCGGGACGCGTCACCCACACCTTCCTGCGGGGCCGCGCGACCCTCGTCGACGGGACCCTCGCGTGA
- the carB gene encoding carbamoyl-phosphate synthase large subunit yields the protein MPKRTDIQSVLVIGSGPIVIGQAAEFDYSGTQACRVLRAEGLRVILVNSNPATIMTDPEIADATYVEPITPEYVEKIIAKERPDVLLPTLGGQTALNTAISLHDAGTLEKYGVELIGANVEAINKGEDRDLFKGVVEEVRKKIGHGESARSVICHSMDDVLAGVDTLGGYPVVVRPSFTMGGAGSGFAHDEEELRRIAGQGLTLSPTTEVLLEESILGWKEYELELMRDRNDNVVVVCSIENFDPMGVHTGDSITVAPAMTLTDREYQRLRDIGIAIIREVGVDTGGCNIQFAVNPEDGRIIVIEMNPRVSRSSALASKATGFPIAKIAAKLAVGYTLDEIPNDITEQTPASFEPTLDYVVVKAPRFAFEKFPSADSTLTTTMKSVGEAMAIGRNFTEAFQKALRSLEKKGSQFDFAGPTGDKDELLRVAERPTDGRVNTVMAAIRAGATPEEVFDHTRIDPWFVDQLFLLKEVADELAEAPELTRELLAEAKHHGFSDQQIAAVRGLREDVVREVRHALALRPVYKTVDTCAAEFAARTPYFYSSYDEESEVAPREKPAVIILGSGPNRIGQGIEFDYSCVHASFALSDAGYETVMVNCNPETVSTDYDTSDRLYFEPLTLEDVLEIVHAEQQAGPVAGVLVQLGGQTPLGLAQALKDNGVPIVGTSPEAIDAAEDRGAFGRVLAEAGLPAPKHGTATTFAGAKAIADEIGYPVLVRPSYVLGGRGMEIVYDETRLASYIEESTEISPSRPVLVDRFLDDTIEIDVDALYDGEELYLGGVMEHIEEAGIHSGDSACALPPITLGGYDIKRLRTSTEAIAKGVGVRGLINIQFALSGDILYVLEANPRASRTVPFTSKATAVPLAKAAARISLGATVAELRAEGLLPATGDGGTLPLDAPISVKEAVMPWSRFRDPSGRGVDTVLGPEMRSTGEVMGIDAVFGTAYAKSQAGAYGPLPTKGRAFISVANRDKRAMIFPARELAQHGFELLATSGTAEVLQRHGIPATVVRKQYEGEGPAGEKTIVQLIHEGGVDLIVNTPYGTSGRLDGYEIRTAAVARAVPCLTTVQALAAAVQGIEALGRGATGVASLQEHAERLTAAREES from the coding sequence GTGCCTAAGCGCACCGATATCCAGTCCGTCCTGGTCATCGGCTCCGGCCCGATCGTCATCGGCCAGGCCGCCGAGTTCGACTACTCCGGCACCCAGGCGTGCCGCGTCCTGCGCGCCGAGGGCCTGCGCGTGATCCTCGTCAACTCCAACCCGGCGACGATCATGACCGACCCGGAGATCGCCGACGCCACGTACGTCGAGCCGATCACCCCCGAGTACGTCGAGAAGATCATCGCCAAGGAGCGCCCCGACGTCCTCCTGCCGACCCTCGGCGGGCAGACCGCGCTCAACACGGCGATCTCCCTGCACGACGCGGGGACGCTGGAGAAGTACGGCGTCGAGCTGATCGGCGCCAACGTCGAGGCGATCAACAAGGGCGAGGACCGCGACCTGTTCAAGGGCGTGGTCGAGGAGGTCCGCAAGAAGATCGGCCACGGCGAGTCCGCCCGCTCGGTCATCTGCCACTCCATGGACGACGTCCTCGCCGGCGTCGACACCCTCGGCGGCTACCCCGTCGTCGTCCGCCCCTCCTTCACGATGGGCGGCGCCGGCTCGGGCTTCGCGCACGACGAGGAGGAACTGCGCCGCATCGCCGGTCAGGGCCTCACCCTCTCGCCGACCACCGAGGTCCTCCTGGAGGAGTCCATCCTCGGCTGGAAGGAGTACGAGCTGGAGCTGATGCGCGACCGCAACGACAACGTCGTGGTCGTCTGCTCCATCGAGAACTTCGACCCCATGGGCGTGCACACCGGGGACTCGATCACCGTCGCCCCGGCCATGACCCTCACCGACCGCGAGTACCAGCGCCTGCGCGACATCGGCATCGCGATCATCCGCGAGGTCGGCGTCGACACCGGCGGCTGCAACATCCAGTTCGCGGTGAACCCCGAGGACGGCCGGATCATCGTCATCGAGATGAACCCGCGCGTCTCCCGCTCCTCCGCCCTCGCCTCCAAGGCCACCGGCTTCCCGATCGCCAAGATCGCCGCGAAGCTCGCCGTCGGCTACACGCTCGACGAGATCCCCAACGACATCACCGAGCAGACCCCGGCCTCCTTCGAGCCCACGCTCGACTACGTCGTCGTCAAGGCCCCCCGCTTCGCCTTCGAGAAGTTCCCCTCCGCCGACTCCACCCTCACCACGACCATGAAGTCGGTCGGCGAGGCCATGGCGATCGGCCGCAACTTCACCGAGGCGTTCCAGAAGGCGCTGCGCTCCCTGGAGAAGAAGGGCAGCCAGTTCGACTTCGCCGGGCCCACCGGCGACAAGGACGAACTGCTCCGCGTCGCCGAGCGCCCCACCGACGGCCGCGTCAACACCGTCATGGCCGCGATCCGCGCCGGGGCCACCCCCGAGGAGGTCTTCGACCACACCCGGATCGACCCCTGGTTCGTCGACCAGCTCTTCCTCCTCAAGGAGGTCGCCGACGAACTCGCCGAGGCCCCCGAGCTGACCCGTGAACTCCTCGCCGAGGCCAAGCACCACGGCTTCTCGGACCAGCAGATCGCCGCCGTGCGCGGCCTGCGCGAGGACGTCGTGCGCGAGGTCCGCCACGCCCTCGCGCTGCGGCCCGTGTACAAGACCGTCGACACCTGCGCCGCCGAGTTCGCCGCGAGGACCCCGTACTTCTACTCCTCCTACGACGAGGAGAGCGAGGTCGCGCCGCGTGAGAAGCCCGCCGTGATCATCCTCGGCTCGGGGCCCAACCGCATCGGCCAGGGCATCGAGTTCGACTACTCCTGCGTGCACGCCTCATTCGCGCTCAGCGACGCCGGCTACGAGACCGTCATGGTCAACTGCAACCCCGAGACCGTCTCCACCGACTACGACACCTCCGACCGGCTCTACTTCGAGCCGCTCACCCTGGAGGACGTCCTGGAGATCGTCCACGCCGAGCAGCAGGCCGGGCCCGTCGCCGGTGTCCTCGTCCAGCTCGGCGGGCAGACCCCGCTCGGTCTCGCGCAGGCGCTCAAGGACAACGGCGTGCCCATCGTCGGCACCTCGCCCGAGGCGATCGACGCCGCCGAGGACCGCGGCGCCTTCGGCCGCGTCCTCGCCGAGGCCGGACTGCCCGCGCCCAAGCACGGCACGGCCACGACCTTCGCCGGGGCCAAGGCCATCGCCGACGAGATCGGCTACCCCGTCCTCGTACGGCCCTCGTACGTGCTCGGCGGACGCGGTATGGAGATCGTCTACGACGAGACCCGGCTCGCCTCGTACATCGAGGAGTCCACCGAGATCAGCCCCTCCCGCCCGGTCCTCGTCGACCGCTTCCTCGACGACACGATCGAGATCGACGTCGACGCGCTCTACGACGGCGAGGAGCTGTACCTCGGCGGCGTCATGGAGCACATCGAGGAGGCCGGTATCCACTCCGGCGACTCGGCGTGCGCCCTGCCGCCCATCACGCTCGGCGGCTACGACATCAAGCGGCTGCGCACCTCCACCGAGGCGATCGCCAAGGGCGTCGGCGTGCGCGGGCTCATCAACATCCAGTTCGCGCTCTCCGGCGACATCCTCTACGTCCTGGAGGCCAACCCGCGCGCCTCGCGGACCGTGCCCTTCACCTCGAAGGCCACCGCGGTCCCGCTCGCGAAGGCCGCCGCGCGCATCTCGCTCGGCGCGACCGTCGCCGAGCTGCGCGCCGAAGGGCTCCTCCCCGCCACCGGGGACGGCGGCACGCTGCCGCTCGACGCGCCGATCTCCGTCAAGGAGGCCGTGATGCCCTGGTCGCGCTTCCGCGACCCCTCGGGGCGCGGCGTGGACACCGTCCTCGGCCCGGAGATGCGCTCCACGGGCGAGGTCATGGGCATCGACGCGGTCTTCGGCACCGCGTACGCGAAGTCGCAGGCCGGGGCGTACGGGCCGCTGCCCACCAAGGGCCGCGCGTTCATCTCGGTCGCCAACCGCGACAAGCGCGCGATGATCTTCCCCGCCCGCGAACTCGCGCAGCACGGCTTCGAACTGCTCGCGACCTCCGGCACCGCCGAGGTCCTCCAGCGCCACGGCATCCCCGCGACGGTCGTGCGCAAGCAGTACGAGGGCGAGGGCCCGGCGGGCGAGAAGACGATCGTCCAGCTCATCCACGAGGGCGGCGTCGACCTCATCGTCAACACGCCCTACGGCACCAGCGGGCGCCTCGACGGCTACGAGATCCGCACCGCCGCCGTCGCGCGCGCCGTGCCCTGCCTCACCACGGTCCAGGCGCTCGCCGCCGCCGTCCAGGGCATCGAGGCGCTCGGCAGGGGCGCGACGGGCGTCGCCTCGCTCCAGGAGCACGCGGAGCGCCTGACGGCGGCCCGCGAGGAGTCGTAG
- a CDS encoding integration host factor, producing MALPPLTPEQRAAALEKAAAARRERAEVKNRLKHSGASLHEVIKQGQENDVIGKMKVSALLESLPGVGKVRANQIMERLGISKSRRVRGLGSNQIASLEREFGSTAA from the coding sequence GTGGCTCTTCCGCCCCTTACCCCTGAACAGCGCGCAGCCGCGCTCGAAAAGGCCGCCGCGGCTCGCCGGGAGCGGGCCGAGGTCAAGAACCGGCTCAAGCACTCCGGTGCCTCCCTCCACGAGGTCATCAAGCAGGGCCAGGAGAACGACGTCATCGGCAAGATGAAGGTCTCCGCCCTCCTCGAGTCGCTTCCCGGCGTCGGCAAGGTCCGCGCCAACCAGATCATGGAGCGTCTCGGCATCTCCAAGAGCCGTCGCGTGCGGGGTCTCGGCTCCAACCAGATCGCTTCCCTGGAGCGCGAGTTCGGCAGCACCGCGGCCTGA
- the pyrF gene encoding orotidine-5'-phosphate decarboxylase has product MTTPEPFGTRLRHAMDTRGALCAGIDPHAALLREWGLNDDLAGLERFTHTVVEALADRVAVLKPQSAFFERFGSRGLAVLERAVADARAAGALVLLDAKRGDIGSTMAAYAATYLDPASPLFSDAVTVSPYLGYGSLRPALDAAAASGAGVFVLALTSNPEGAEVQGARAADGRSLAQVMLDHLAAENAGASPLGSYGAVVGATLGHTEADLAINGPLLAPGIGAQGATPADLPALFGEQARNVVPSVSRGILRAGPSPAGLREAAERLTDEIRTALA; this is encoded by the coding sequence ATGACCACCCCCGAGCCCTTCGGCACGCGCCTGCGCCACGCCATGGACACCCGCGGCGCCCTGTGCGCGGGCATCGACCCGCACGCGGCCCTCCTGCGCGAGTGGGGCCTGAACGACGACCTCGCGGGCCTGGAGCGCTTCACCCACACCGTCGTCGAGGCCCTCGCCGACCGCGTCGCCGTCCTCAAGCCGCAGTCCGCGTTCTTCGAGCGCTTCGGCTCGCGCGGCCTCGCCGTCCTCGAACGCGCCGTCGCCGACGCGCGCGCCGCCGGGGCGCTCGTCCTGCTCGACGCCAAGCGCGGCGACATCGGCTCGACGATGGCCGCCTACGCCGCGACCTACCTCGACCCGGCCTCGCCGCTCTTCTCGGACGCCGTCACCGTCTCGCCCTACCTCGGCTACGGCTCGCTGCGCCCCGCGCTCGACGCCGCCGCCGCCTCCGGGGCGGGCGTCTTCGTCCTCGCGCTCACCTCCAACCCGGAGGGCGCCGAGGTGCAGGGCGCGCGCGCCGCGGACGGCCGCAGCCTCGCGCAGGTCATGCTCGACCACCTCGCCGCCGAGAACGCCGGGGCGAGCCCGCTCGGCTCGTACGGCGCGGTCGTCGGCGCGACGCTGGGGCACACGGAGGCGGACCTCGCGATCAACGGGCCGCTCCTCGCCCCCGGCATCGGGGCGCAGGGCGCGACCCCCGCCGACCTCCCGGCGCTCTTCGGCGAGCAGGCGCGGAACGTCGTGCCGAGCGTGAGCCGCGGCATCCTGCGCGCGGGGCCCTCTCCGGCCGGTCTGCGCGAGGCGGCGGAACGGCTGACCGACGAGATCCGGACAGCCCTCGCCTGA
- the pyrR gene encoding bifunctional pyr operon transcriptional regulator/uracil phosphoribosyltransferase PyrR, with product MDSHTQDHPLDEEPGGPRPVLEGPDIARVLTRIAHEIVERAKGADDVVLLGIPTRGVHLAERLAAKLAAITGRPVPTGSLDITMYRDDLRLKPARALGRTEIPAEGLDGRLVVLVDDVLFSGRTIRAALDALGDIGRPRAVQLAVLVDRGHRELPIRADYVGKNLPTSLRETVKVQLTEEDGRDAVLLGGTAPR from the coding sequence ATGGACAGCCACACCCAGGACCACCCCCTCGACGAGGAGCCCGGCGGGCCCCGGCCCGTGCTCGAAGGCCCCGACATCGCCCGGGTGCTCACCCGCATCGCCCACGAGATCGTCGAACGCGCCAAGGGCGCCGACGACGTGGTGCTGCTCGGCATCCCCACCCGCGGGGTGCACCTCGCGGAGCGGCTCGCCGCGAAACTCGCCGCGATCACCGGACGCCCGGTCCCCACCGGCTCGCTCGACATCACGATGTACCGCGACGACCTGCGCCTCAAGCCCGCCCGCGCCCTCGGTCGCACCGAGATCCCCGCCGAAGGGCTCGACGGACGCCTCGTCGTCCTCGTCGACGACGTGCTCTTCTCCGGCCGCACCATCCGCGCCGCGCTCGACGCCCTCGGCGACATCGGCCGCCCCCGCGCCGTCCAGCTCGCCGTCCTCGTCGACCGGGGCCACCGCGAGCTGCCGATCCGCGCCGACTACGTCGGAAAGAACCTCCCCACCTCGCTGCGCGAGACCGTCAAGGTGCAGCTCACCGAGGAGGACGGCCGCGACGCCGTGCTGCTCGGCGGCACCGCCCCGCGCTAG
- a CDS encoding quinone-dependent dihydroorotate dehydrogenase → MYALLFRLLFRRMDPERAHHLAFRWIRLAARVPVLRTFAAAVLDPHPRNLRTEALGLRLHSPFGLAAGFDKNAVGIDGMAMLGFDHVEIGTVTAEPQPGNPKKRLFRLVADRAVINRMGFNNEGSAAVAARLAARRPVLRTTVGVNIGKTKVVPEAEAVADYVASTRRLAAHADYLVVNVSSPNTPGLRDLQATEALRPLLGAVRAEADRAVPDRRVPLLVKIAPDLADEDVDAVADLAVELGLDGIIATNTTIAREGLGLRSAPALVQETGGLSGAPVKARSLDVLRRLYARVGDRLVLVGVGGVDTADDAWERVLAGATLVQGYTAFLYRGPFWARGIKKGLAARLAASPYATLAEAVGADTRKARA, encoded by the coding sequence GTGTACGCACTCCTCTTCCGCCTCCTCTTCCGGCGCATGGACCCCGAACGCGCCCACCACCTCGCCTTCCGCTGGATCCGCCTCGCCGCCCGCGTCCCGGTCCTGCGCACCTTCGCCGCCGCTGTGCTCGACCCGCACCCGCGGAACCTGCGCACCGAGGCCCTCGGCCTGCGCCTGCACAGCCCCTTCGGCCTCGCCGCGGGCTTCGACAAGAACGCCGTCGGCATCGACGGCATGGCGATGCTCGGCTTCGACCACGTCGAGATCGGCACCGTCACCGCCGAGCCGCAGCCCGGCAACCCGAAAAAGCGGCTCTTCCGCCTCGTCGCCGACCGCGCCGTCATCAACCGCATGGGCTTCAACAACGAGGGCTCCGCCGCCGTCGCCGCGCGGCTCGCGGCGCGCCGCCCCGTCCTGCGCACGACGGTCGGCGTCAACATCGGCAAGACGAAGGTCGTCCCCGAGGCGGAGGCCGTCGCCGACTACGTCGCGTCCACGCGCCGCCTCGCCGCCCACGCGGACTACCTCGTCGTCAACGTCTCCTCGCCCAACACCCCGGGCCTGCGCGACCTCCAGGCCACCGAGGCGCTGCGCCCCCTGCTCGGCGCGGTACGCGCCGAGGCCGACCGCGCGGTCCCGGACCGCCGCGTGCCGCTCCTCGTCAAGATCGCCCCCGACCTCGCGGACGAGGACGTCGACGCCGTCGCCGACCTCGCCGTCGAACTCGGCCTCGACGGCATCATCGCGACCAACACCACGATCGCCCGCGAGGGCCTCGGCCTGCGCTCCGCGCCCGCCCTCGTCCAGGAGACCGGCGGCCTGTCGGGCGCGCCGGTCAAGGCCCGCTCCCTCGACGTCCTGCGACGCCTGTACGCGCGCGTCGGCGACCGCCTCGTGCTGGTCGGCGTGGGCGGCGTCGACACCGCCGACGACGCCTGGGAACGCGTCCTCGCCGGGGCGACCCTCGTCCAGGGCTACACCGCGTTCCTCTACCGGGGCCCCTTCTGGGCCCGGGGCATCAAGAAGGGCCTCGCGGCGCGCCTCGCCGCGAGCCCGTACGCCACGCTCGCCGAAGCGGTGGGCGCCGACACCCGGAAGGCCCGCGCATGA
- the rpoZ gene encoding DNA-directed RNA polymerase subunit omega, protein MSSSITTPEGIINPPIDELLEATDSKYSLVIYAAKRARQINAYYSQLGEGLLEYVGPLVDTHVHEKPLSIALREINAGLLTSEATENPVQ, encoded by the coding sequence GTGTCCTCTTCCATCACCACGCCCGAGGGCATCATCAACCCGCCGATCGACGAGCTGCTCGAAGCCACGGACTCGAAGTACAGCCTCGTGATCTACGCGGCCAAGCGTGCTCGCCAGATCAACGCGTACTACTCCCAGCTCGGCGAGGGCCTGCTGGAGTACGTCGGCCCCCTCGTGGACACCCACGTCCACGAGAAGCCGCTCTCGATCGCTCTCCGCGAGATCAACGCGGGCCTGCTCACCTCCGAGGCCACGGAGAACCCGGTCCAGTGA
- the carA gene encoding glutamine-hydrolyzing carbamoyl-phosphate synthase small subunit, with translation MTTSTQGRQQTPAAVLVLEDGRVFRGRAYGAVGETFGEAVFSTGMTGYQETLTDPSYHRQVVVMTAPHIGNTGVNDEDPESRRIWVAGYVVRDPARRPSSWRSRRTLDEELDQQGVVGIAGIDTRALTRHLRERGAMRVGIFSGESLPSDAEALERVRQAPEMKGADLSAEVATEQAYVVPAVGTKKFTVAAIDLGIKGMTPHRMAERGIEVHVLPATATAEDIYAVSPDGVFFSNGPGDPGTAEHPVALMREVLERRTPLFGICFGNQILGRALGFGTYKLKYGHRGINQPVQDRATGKVEVTAHNHGFAVDAPLDKVSETPYGRVEVSHVCLNDNVVEGLQLLDRPAFSVQYHPEAAAGPHDAAYLFDRFTSLMEGQRA, from the coding sequence ATGACGACCTCCACTCAGGGGCGCCAGCAGACGCCCGCTGCCGTACTCGTCCTGGAGGACGGCCGCGTCTTTCGCGGTCGCGCCTACGGGGCCGTGGGGGAGACCTTCGGCGAAGCCGTCTTCTCCACCGGCATGACCGGCTACCAGGAAACCCTCACCGACCCCTCGTACCACCGCCAGGTCGTCGTCATGACGGCCCCGCACATCGGCAACACCGGAGTCAACGACGAGGACCCCGAGTCCCGCCGCATCTGGGTCGCCGGCTACGTCGTCCGCGACCCCGCGCGGCGCCCCTCCAGCTGGCGCTCCCGGCGCACCCTGGACGAGGAACTGGACCAGCAGGGCGTCGTCGGGATCGCGGGGATCGACACCCGCGCCCTCACCCGCCACCTGCGCGAGCGCGGCGCGATGCGCGTCGGCATCTTCAGCGGCGAGTCGCTCCCGAGCGACGCCGAGGCCCTGGAGCGGGTCCGGCAGGCCCCCGAGATGAAGGGCGCCGACCTCTCCGCCGAGGTCGCGACCGAGCAGGCGTACGTCGTCCCCGCGGTCGGCACCAAGAAGTTCACCGTCGCCGCGATCGACCTCGGCATCAAGGGCATGACCCCGCACCGCATGGCCGAGCGCGGCATCGAGGTGCACGTCCTGCCCGCCACGGCGACCGCCGAGGACATCTACGCGGTGAGCCCCGACGGCGTCTTCTTCTCCAACGGCCCCGGCGACCCCGGGACCGCCGAGCACCCCGTCGCCCTCATGCGCGAGGTCCTGGAGCGCCGCACGCCGCTCTTCGGCATCTGCTTCGGCAACCAGATCCTCGGGCGCGCGCTCGGCTTCGGCACGTACAAGCTCAAGTACGGCCACCGCGGCATCAACCAGCCCGTCCAGGACCGCGCCACCGGCAAGGTCGAGGTCACCGCGCACAACCACGGCTTCGCCGTCGACGCGCCCCTCGACAAGGTCTCCGAGACCCCCTACGGGCGCGTCGAGGTCTCCCACGTGTGCCTCAACGACAACGTCGTCGAAGGGCTCCAGCTCCTCGACCGGCCCGCTTTCAGTGTCCAGTACCACCCCGAAGCCGCCGCGGGTCCGCACGACGCCGCGTACCTCTTCGACCGCTTCACGTCTTTGATGGAGGGCCAGCGTGCCTAA